From Paenibacillus polymyxa, the proteins below share one genomic window:
- a CDS encoding DUF421 domain-containing protein — MQEWTIVALRTLLAIVILFVITKILGKRQVSQLSLFEYITGITIGNLAASIPLERESSWYLGTVSLAVWVLTTLGIEFLQIKSKKVRDLSDGKTTVLIKDGKILEDNLRKERLTLDELMEQLRSKNVFKVADVEFALMETSGEVNVLLTKDKQPVTLKDLNMLQLPEKEPTAVIMDGQLMEQQMAYMGITQQWLDAKLKEKSLTVKDVFFAQVDTQGELYIDQYSDNVQQSKVQDSNQAVLTLLEQCTTELQKLASGSSEQQRKQLYEQCSQSLKEAIQEMKPVNTSNS; from the coding sequence ATGCAGGAATGGACCATTGTAGCTTTACGTACGTTATTAGCCATCGTTATTCTTTTTGTGATTACCAAGATTCTCGGAAAACGTCAGGTATCACAGCTTTCCTTGTTCGAATATATAACTGGAATCACCATCGGTAACTTGGCTGCTTCTATCCCTTTGGAACGCGAATCCTCCTGGTACTTGGGTACTGTATCGTTAGCCGTATGGGTACTGACAACACTTGGCATTGAATTTTTGCAAATTAAAAGCAAGAAAGTCAGGGATTTATCAGATGGAAAGACGACAGTCCTAATCAAAGACGGCAAAATTTTAGAGGATAATCTGAGAAAAGAGCGACTCACCCTGGATGAACTCATGGAACAGCTTCGAAGCAAGAATGTATTCAAAGTAGCTGATGTAGAATTTGCTCTTATGGAAACTAGTGGCGAAGTTAATGTGCTGTTAACCAAAGACAAGCAGCCTGTGACGCTTAAGGATCTGAATATGCTGCAGCTACCGGAGAAGGAACCTACAGCAGTCATTATGGATGGACAACTTATGGAGCAACAAATGGCATACATGGGGATTACTCAGCAATGGCTGGATGCCAAGCTAAAGGAAAAGAGTCTAACGGTCAAAGATGTGTTTTTTGCCCAGGTGGACACACAAGGAGAACTATATATTGACCAATATAGCGATAATGTACAACAATCCAAGGTACAGGACTCTAATCAAGCCGTGCTGACTCTATTAGAACAGTGCACTACTGAATTGCAAAAGCTCGCATCTGGCTCCAGTGAGCAGCAAAGAAAACAACTATACGAACAATGCTCACAAAGTTTGAAAGAAGCTATACAGGAGATGAAGCCGGTAAATACATCTAACTCCTGA
- a CDS encoding glutaredoxin family protein, producing the protein MSSKPKVVVWSKTGCHFCGEIKSYLESQNQPYENIQVDGNDALRDVLETKYGIRYVPVVEVGGDNKYEALLNPDLEELGKVLESYNQAV; encoded by the coding sequence ATGTCATCCAAACCTAAAGTTGTAGTGTGGAGCAAAACCGGCTGTCATTTTTGTGGAGAGATAAAATCGTACCTAGAATCCCAAAATCAGCCGTATGAAAATATCCAAGTGGACGGTAATGATGCACTGCGTGATGTGTTGGAGACCAAATATGGTATTCGCTATGTTCCTGTCGTAGAGGTAGGCGGAGATAACAAATATGAAGCACTTCTTAACCCGGATCTGGAAGAGCTGGGTAAAGTGCTGGAAAGTTATAATCAAGCGGTATAA
- a CDS encoding amino acid ABC transporter permease, with translation MSLDFGFVYTAFLGLFSALPNTLIITVVSVLAGLVIGIITALARIYNVPVLSQISHAYVTFIRGTPMLMHLLLIYFSLPLLIDAGAKHFGWSLQSKDVPYMVFALISFSITSGAYMSEVVRSGIQSVNKGQIEAAYAVGMTTWQVLRRIVFPQAFVVSLPNLTNSVIGMLHGSTLAFTVSVTEIQAQAEILASTNWKYLEVYIAAALLFWGLTVLIERISGLVEKKINVFNGGRAS, from the coding sequence ATGAGTCTGGACTTTGGATTTGTATACACCGCCTTTTTGGGATTGTTCTCGGCGTTGCCCAACACTTTAATCATTACAGTGGTTTCCGTGCTAGCAGGGTTGGTCATCGGGATTATAACGGCGTTGGCACGAATTTATAACGTTCCTGTGTTGTCGCAAATCTCTCACGCTTACGTTACTTTTATCCGAGGTACACCGATGCTGATGCATCTGCTGCTTATTTATTTCAGTTTGCCCTTGTTGATTGATGCAGGAGCGAAGCATTTCGGTTGGTCACTGCAATCCAAAGACGTTCCTTATATGGTATTTGCACTCATTTCGTTCTCCATTACCAGTGGCGCCTATATGTCTGAGGTCGTCCGTTCCGGAATCCAGTCGGTCAACAAGGGCCAAATTGAGGCGGCTTATGCGGTTGGTATGACGACATGGCAAGTATTGAGACGCATCGTATTTCCACAGGCGTTTGTGGTGAGTTTGCCGAACCTGACGAATTCGGTTATTGGGATGCTGCATGGCTCTACCTTGGCCTTCACGGTTTCGGTCACGGAAATCCAGGCACAGGCTGAAATTCTGGCATCCACCAACTGGAAATATTTAGAGGTGTATATTGCGGCAGCACTGCTATTTTGGGGCTTGACGGTATTGATTGAGCGAATATCCGGCTTGGTGGAGAAAAAAATCAATGTGTTTAATGGAGGTCGAGCATCATGA
- a CDS encoding amino acid ABC transporter permease gives MSREFNIDYVFSFIPKMLSYLHITLFIVASSLVLGLIIGLLVALPRMYNIPFLKRVSQVYVSFFRGTPILIQLFLVYYGLPELLKLVDINSSRWDVLWFAVATYALNSGAFISEIIRSGVGAVDRGQIEAAQSVGMSGYQTFTRIILPQALAVVVPVFSNLVIGNLKDTSLAFTIGAMEMTGKSQTLGSATQHFVETYIALSLIYLVISLIVQKLFKVLENTLLRHEHRDSVQKEPAKRKGFVVRYLRSPRLSKGGKGI, from the coding sequence ATGAGCAGAGAGTTCAATATTGATTATGTTTTTAGCTTTATCCCGAAAATGCTGTCCTATTTGCACATCACCTTGTTTATTGTGGCAAGCTCGCTTGTGTTGGGACTGATCATTGGTCTGTTGGTTGCGCTGCCTCGCATGTATAACATTCCATTTCTCAAACGTGTTTCTCAGGTGTATGTTTCTTTTTTCCGTGGAACCCCTATTCTAATTCAATTGTTTCTGGTGTATTACGGCCTGCCAGAGTTACTAAAGCTGGTGGATATCAATTCCTCCAGGTGGGATGTGCTGTGGTTTGCTGTAGCGACCTATGCGCTCAACAGTGGAGCCTTTATTTCTGAAATTATCAGGTCTGGTGTAGGAGCTGTAGATCGGGGACAAATCGAGGCTGCACAGTCAGTCGGCATGTCAGGCTATCAGACTTTTACACGTATCATCTTGCCACAAGCGCTGGCTGTGGTGGTTCCCGTATTTTCCAATCTGGTCATTGGTAATTTGAAGGATACTTCGCTGGCGTTTACCATCGGTGCGATGGAGATGACAGGAAAATCGCAAACATTAGGCTCGGCTACCCAGCATTTTGTTGAAACGTATATCGCATTGTCTCTTATCTATCTGGTGATCAGTCTGATTGTACAAAAATTATTCAAGGTGCTGGAAAATACGCTTCTCCGGCATGAGCATAGAGATTCAGTACAGAAAGAGCCCGCAAAACGAAAAGGTTTTGTGGTGCGTTACCTGAGAAGTCCTCGTCTGAGTAAAGGAGGTAAAGGCATATGA
- a CDS encoding transporter substrate-binding domain-containing protein, which translates to MKKWFAILSVMAIILVLAGCGSSDDTSSASGSSGDVKKIIVGTGTQFKNVCFIDENGNLTGFDVELIKELDKRLPQYEFEFKTMDFGNLLLSLDAGKIDLVSHQMEKNPEREAKYLFNKNPYSIFLNRVAVAKDNNSVHSIDDLKGKKVLTSPTSNAAYVLKEYNKTHGDALNIVYTSGAANDTVQQITSGRIDATITTDFANRFNTDEKGEVALKTVGDPLTQSDVLYVLNKNEQGLADDLDKAIQEVKDDGTLSKLSIKWLGEDFTKSLEDVKKVGSSSKK; encoded by the coding sequence ATGAAAAAGTGGTTTGCAATATTGTCTGTTATGGCAATCATTCTGGTGTTGGCAGGCTGCGGTTCCTCAGATGACACGTCTAGTGCGTCAGGTTCAAGCGGAGACGTGAAGAAAATTATCGTAGGCACAGGTACTCAATTTAAAAATGTATGCTTTATTGACGAAAATGGAAATTTAACAGGCTTTGATGTGGAGCTGATTAAGGAGCTGGACAAGCGCCTGCCTCAATACGAGTTTGAATTCAAAACGATGGATTTTGGAAATCTGCTGCTCAGTCTCGATGCCGGCAAGATCGATCTGGTATCGCATCAAATGGAGAAAAACCCGGAACGCGAAGCCAAGTATCTGTTCAACAAAAATCCGTATAGCATTTTTCTGAACAGAGTGGCTGTAGCGAAGGATAATAATAGCGTTCATTCCATTGATGATTTAAAAGGGAAAAAGGTACTCACCAGTCCAACCAGTAATGCGGCGTATGTGCTGAAAGAATATAACAAAACCCACGGGGATGCTCTGAATATCGTATATACGTCTGGTGCAGCCAATGATACGGTGCAACAAATTACGAGCGGCCGTATAGATGCGACCATTACGACAGACTTTGCGAACCGTTTTAACACCGATGAAAAAGGAGAAGTAGCTCTGAAAACCGTCGGTGATCCTTTGACTCAATCGGATGTGCTCTATGTACTGAACAAAAATGAGCAAGGATTGGCGGATGACCTGGACAAAGCCATTCAGGAAGTGAAGGACGACGGCACGTTGTCGAAGCTGAGCATCAAATGGCTTGGAGAGGACTTCACAAAGTCCCTGGAGGATGTGAAAAAAGTAGGTTCCAGCAGTAAGAAGTAA
- a CDS encoding antibiotic biosynthesis monooxygenase family protein, translating into MSSIAKTPQPPYYAAIFTSERSEGDGGYGKMGDKMVELAAKQPGFLGVESVRNQNGVGITVSYWESLDAIKHWKDNELHKVAQEKGKSEWYTAFGLRVSKVERDYFFTV; encoded by the coding sequence ATGAGTTCAATTGCAAAGACACCACAACCCCCTTATTATGCAGCTATTTTTACTTCTGAACGTTCGGAAGGGGATGGTGGATACGGAAAGATGGGGGACAAAATGGTGGAACTGGCTGCCAAGCAGCCTGGCTTTCTAGGTGTGGAAAGTGTTCGTAACCAAAACGGAGTGGGCATCACAGTGTCCTATTGGGAGTCTTTGGACGCTATAAAACATTGGAAGGATAACGAGTTGCACAAGGTAGCACAGGAGAAAGGGAAATCCGAGTGGTATACAGCATTCGGTTTAAGAGTGAGCAAGGTAGAGCGAGATTATTTTTTTACAGTGTAA
- a CDS encoding LysR family transcriptional regulator, which produces MNLFKYKVFLSVIEAGSFTKAGELLNLTQSAISHAVSALEQELGLTLLIRGRSGIQLTSNGERLMKHFREIIQMNEKLYQEVALIKGLETGTVKIGTFSSVSIHWLPGIIQKFNEQFPLIELKLLDGNYHDIEKWIASGEADFGFVNLPTLDGLEVLPLKKERMLCVLPSNHVLREQTSIRVDQLLHEPFIMPASGCDTDVQRIFSQHKLVPKIKYELEDDHAIMAMVQNGLGVSILPEMILVQNPYEICIRPLDGPYFRSVGIATASSKNMAPAAKKCMDFITEWIN; this is translated from the coding sequence ATGAATTTGTTTAAATATAAGGTCTTTCTTAGCGTAATAGAAGCAGGAAGCTTTACCAAAGCAGGAGAACTTCTCAATCTTACACAATCCGCTATTAGCCATGCCGTTTCCGCTTTGGAGCAGGAATTGGGCCTGACTCTTTTAATTAGAGGACGTTCAGGCATCCAATTGACCAGCAACGGAGAACGTCTGATGAAGCATTTCAGAGAAATCATACAAATGAATGAAAAGCTGTATCAAGAGGTCGCCCTCATCAAAGGATTGGAAACCGGAACTGTAAAGATAGGCACATTCTCAAGTGTATCCATCCATTGGTTGCCTGGGATCATCCAAAAGTTTAACGAGCAGTTCCCACTTATTGAACTAAAGTTGCTTGACGGGAACTACCATGACATTGAAAAATGGATAGCCAGCGGAGAAGCTGATTTTGGCTTCGTTAATCTGCCTACTCTCGATGGACTGGAAGTATTACCGTTAAAAAAAGAAAGAATGCTGTGCGTACTTCCATCTAATCATGTGCTTCGGGAGCAAACAAGCATACGTGTGGATCAGCTTCTCCATGAACCCTTCATTATGCCGGCTTCAGGCTGTGACACAGATGTACAGAGAATTTTTTCCCAGCATAAGCTTGTTCCGAAAATCAAATATGAATTAGAAGATGATCATGCCATTATGGCTATGGTGCAAAATGGCCTGGGCGTAAGTATCCTGCCCGAAATGATTTTAGTGCAAAACCCTTATGAAATTTGTATTCGGCCCTTGGATGGACCATATTTCCGTTCCGTTGGTATCGCTACTGCCTCCTCAAAGAACATGGCTCCAGCCGCCAAGAAGTGTATGGATTTTATTACTGAATGGATCAACTAG
- a CDS encoding LLM class flavin-dependent oxidoreductase, with protein MAKNRQIKLGAIIHGVGGSMTTWRHPDVPADASVNFEFYKTQAQKAEEGKFDLVFIADGLFINEKSIPHFLNRFEPITILSALAGVTKHIGLVGTLSTSYSEPFTVARQFSSIDHISGGRAGWNVVTSPLEGSALNFNKGEHPSHPQRYKIADEYLQVTKGLWDSWEEDAFVRDKEAGVFFDPDKLHTLNHKGEFFSVQGPLNIGRSKQGQPVIFQAGSSEDGKNLAAKEADAVFTGHETLEEAQQFYRDVKERAVRYGRSEEDIVILPGISPIIGSTPEEAERKYEEITNLVTIEAALKYLGRFFDHHDFSQYPLDEPFPELEGIGSNSFRSGTDKIKRTAKEQNLTLREVALRSATPRTSFIGTAEQVADRVQEWFEGKGADGFIIGSDVPTGLHDFVNLVVPILQERGIYRQDYEFSTLRENLGVPIPENRYTAARSKVKVDV; from the coding sequence ATGGCTAAGAATAGACAGATTAAATTGGGTGCGATAATTCACGGTGTTGGGGGAAGCATGACGACTTGGCGCCACCCTGATGTACCGGCGGATGCCAGTGTTAATTTTGAATTTTATAAAACGCAGGCGCAAAAGGCAGAGGAAGGGAAGTTTGATCTCGTATTTATCGCAGACGGTTTGTTTATTAACGAAAAATCCATTCCTCACTTTCTGAACCGTTTTGAGCCAATTACGATTTTGTCTGCTTTGGCTGGGGTGACGAAGCATATCGGACTGGTCGGCACATTGTCGACTTCCTATAGCGAACCGTTCACGGTAGCACGCCAGTTTTCTTCCATTGATCATATTAGTGGAGGGCGTGCAGGCTGGAATGTAGTGACTTCCCCGCTGGAAGGTTCTGCTCTTAACTTTAACAAAGGGGAGCATCCATCGCATCCACAGCGTTATAAAATTGCCGATGAATATTTGCAGGTGACCAAAGGACTGTGGGACTCGTGGGAAGAGGATGCGTTCGTTCGTGATAAGGAAGCCGGCGTATTCTTTGATCCCGACAAGCTGCATACACTGAACCACAAAGGTGAGTTTTTCTCTGTGCAGGGTCCGCTTAACATTGGGCGATCCAAGCAGGGACAGCCGGTCATTTTCCAGGCGGGTTCCTCAGAAGATGGCAAAAACCTGGCTGCCAAGGAAGCGGATGCTGTATTTACAGGACATGAAACCTTGGAGGAAGCACAGCAGTTTTACCGTGATGTGAAGGAACGTGCGGTGCGCTATGGCAGATCAGAAGAGGATATTGTCATTTTGCCAGGCATTTCGCCGATTATTGGCAGTACGCCAGAGGAAGCGGAACGCAAGTATGAGGAGATTACCAATCTAGTAACGATCGAGGCTGCGTTAAAATATTTGGGGCGTTTTTTCGATCATCATGATTTCTCACAATATCCGCTGGATGAGCCATTCCCTGAGCTTGAGGGTATTGGCAGTAATTCATTCCGCAGTGGTACAGATAAAATCAAACGAACAGCCAAAGAGCAGAATTTGACCCTGCGTGAGGTTGCATTACGTTCAGCTACGCCGAGAACCTCTTTTATTGGGACTGCTGAGCAGGTGGCGGATCGAGTGCAAGAGTGGTTTGAAGGAAAAGGCGCAGACGGATTCATTATCGGTTCCGACGTGCCAACGGGCCTACATGATTTCGTAAATCTAGTTGTGCCTATTTTGCAGGAGCGCGGTATTTACCGTCAGGATTATGAATTTAGCACATTGCGTGAAAACCTGGGCGTACCGATTCCTGAGAATCGTTATACAGCAGCCAGGTCCAAAGTGAAAGTTGACGTATAA
- a CDS encoding amidohydrolase: MSGSTGTKEQVLEQKLVEIRRHLHRYPELSNEEVETTAYIRRLLEEQNITILDVPLRTGLVAEIGGQQEGPTVALRADIDALPIQEETGLPYASLHPGKMHACGHDFHTASLLGAAALLKQREQKLKGTVRLVFQPAEEKAKGAAQVLESGALAGVQAIFGLHNKPDLPVGTVGIKEGPLMAAADGFYIEVEGLSTHAAVPHAGIDPIVVSSHIITALQSIVSRSVNPLDSAVISVTKLHSGNAWNIIPDRAHLDGTIRTFDENVRAQVAERFEQVVKGVADAFGTKATIRWIEGPPPVLNDGKLAVIAVQAAEAVGLEVVRPIPSSASEDFGFYQKNVPGVFVFIGTAGSQEWHHPAFDLDERALPGTAKLLASLAESALKSIE, from the coding sequence ATGAGTGGATCAACCGGGACAAAGGAGCAGGTTTTGGAGCAGAAGCTGGTGGAAATTCGCCGTCATCTGCACCGTTATCCCGAGCTGTCTAACGAGGAGGTTGAAACTACTGCCTATATTCGCCGCCTGCTCGAAGAACAGAATATAACGATTCTGGATGTGCCGCTGCGTACCGGATTGGTAGCGGAAATCGGCGGACAGCAGGAAGGTCCAACGGTTGCGCTTCGTGCAGACATTGATGCACTGCCCATCCAGGAGGAGACGGGATTGCCCTATGCTTCGCTACATCCTGGCAAGATGCATGCCTGTGGGCATGATTTTCATACGGCATCCCTGTTAGGTGCAGCCGCATTGCTGAAGCAGCGGGAGCAAAAGCTGAAAGGGACGGTTCGACTGGTGTTCCAGCCAGCCGAGGAGAAAGCCAAAGGCGCTGCCCAAGTGCTGGAAAGCGGTGCGCTGGCAGGGGTACAGGCCATCTTCGGCCTGCATAACAAACCAGACCTGCCCGTAGGCACGGTCGGTATCAAAGAAGGACCGCTAATGGCAGCGGCAGACGGATTTTACATTGAGGTGGAGGGCTTGAGCACACATGCGGCAGTTCCGCATGCAGGGATTGACCCCATTGTGGTATCGTCGCATATCATTACGGCACTGCAATCGATTGTGAGCAGGAGCGTTAACCCGCTCGATAGCGCGGTCATCAGTGTCACGAAGCTGCACAGTGGCAATGCCTGGAACATCATTCCGGACCGCGCTCATTTGGACGGAACCATTCGCACCTTTGACGAGAACGTCCGAGCTCAGGTGGCTGAACGCTTCGAGCAGGTCGTCAAGGGCGTAGCCGATGCTTTTGGCACGAAAGCGACCATTCGCTGGATTGAGGGCCCTCCACCTGTACTGAACGACGGTAAGTTGGCTGTTATCGCGGTGCAGGCGGCCGAAGCGGTTGGTCTGGAGGTCGTTCGCCCTATACCTTCCTCGGCAAGCGAGGACTTTGGATTTTATCAGAAGAACGTCCCAGGTGTGTTTGTCTTTATCGGCACTGCGGGAAGCCAGGAATGGCATCATCCTGCCTTTGATCTGGACGAACGCGCGCTGCCGGGAACAGCGAAGTTGCTAGCTTCACTGGCTGAATCGGCGTTGAAATCCATAGAGTAG
- a CDS encoding LysR family transcriptional regulator, whose translation MNIENMEAFVYVNHYGSFNKAAEALFLSQPSVTARIQTLERELECKLFDRQSKQTILTEDGRKFLPYAEQMLQVLQKGKQKLQQRKKAPQQIRIGCTISVSNYIIPEILKQLRARYPEINYKIVTATTDQLVHKLLNREVDISFVRKVMHPAIRTLAFYEDPISLYVYEGHPFTKTGKASIQDIQRETLVFFECGSLDWMRIHRSFESLEQPPDIAFQVDNVVTAKKLVLQEAGIAFLPDVCVNREVKDQKLFRIHVPEVAGVSMQISIIAAKEDCAVTSDFADALTEGFREAVLL comes from the coding sequence ATGAATATCGAGAATATGGAAGCCTTTGTATACGTGAATCATTATGGAAGTTTTAATAAGGCGGCAGAAGCGTTGTTCTTGTCACAGCCCTCTGTCACAGCCCGGATTCAGACGCTGGAACGCGAGCTTGAGTGTAAGTTATTCGACCGTCAAAGCAAACAAACGATTCTGACCGAGGATGGACGAAAGTTTCTTCCTTATGCAGAGCAGATGCTCCAAGTGCTGCAAAAAGGGAAGCAAAAACTTCAACAGCGCAAGAAAGCCCCTCAGCAAATTCGAATCGGCTGCACGATATCGGTGTCGAACTACATTATTCCTGAAATATTAAAGCAGCTTCGTGCTCGGTATCCGGAAATCAACTACAAAATTGTGACGGCTACGACGGATCAACTGGTACATAAGCTGTTGAACCGTGAGGTAGACATTAGTTTTGTCCGTAAAGTGATGCATCCGGCTATTCGTACGCTTGCATTTTATGAAGACCCGATTTCCCTGTATGTATATGAAGGCCATCCGTTTACGAAGACAGGTAAGGCTAGCATACAGGATATCCAACGTGAAACACTGGTGTTTTTTGAATGCGGATCATTAGATTGGATGAGGATTCATCGATCTTTTGAATCACTGGAGCAGCCACCGGATATAGCTTTTCAGGTAGACAATGTGGTCACGGCCAAAAAGCTGGTATTGCAAGAGGCGGGCATTGCCTTTTTACCGGATGTCTGTGTGAACCGTGAAGTGAAGGATCAGAAGCTGTTCCGCATTCATGTTCCAGAGGTGGCTGGGGTATCTATGCAGATTAGCATAATCGCGGCCAAAGAAGACTGCGCAGTGACCTCGGATTTTGCAGATGCACTGACAGAAGGCTTCAGGGAGGCTGTTTTGTTATAG
- a CDS encoding LLM class flavin-dependent oxidoreductase, producing the protein MSIKIGVLDQSPIHEGETAAQALRNTIKLAQRVEELGFTRFWVSEHHDSEQVAGSSPEVLISHLLARTERITIGSGGVMLQHYSPYKVAENFNVLASLAPGRVDLGIGRAPGGLPKSTQALQRNVHDAPSLEEKIDEVSRYIHNIPPEEGPLAGLQANPIPETPADIYVLGTSTDSAGIAARLGLPYVFSQFINSSEQVALDSFRTYRESFDYSYGREPKALFALSVIVADTSKEAAELAGEQKLYKIHLASGKTATVGALESAEEFGKQSGEEYTIEVTEAQINKGNKDEIYAALTDIQAKYQADELIVTTGIRDIEKRVRSFELLHEAFAGLPVQF; encoded by the coding sequence ATGAGCATAAAAATCGGAGTATTGGATCAAAGCCCTATACACGAGGGTGAAACGGCGGCACAGGCCCTTCGCAACACAATTAAGCTGGCGCAGCGTGTAGAAGAACTGGGATTCACACGCTTTTGGGTATCAGAACATCATGATTCCGAGCAGGTTGCAGGCTCATCACCAGAGGTGCTTATTTCCCATCTATTAGCACGTACCGAGCGTATTACCATCGGGTCTGGCGGGGTAATGCTTCAGCATTACAGTCCATATAAAGTGGCTGAAAACTTTAATGTGCTAGCCTCTCTTGCACCGGGGCGTGTAGATTTGGGTATCGGACGTGCGCCAGGCGGGTTGCCGAAATCTACACAGGCGTTACAACGCAACGTGCATGATGCGCCTTCTCTTGAAGAGAAAATTGATGAAGTAAGCCGCTATATTCATAATATCCCGCCTGAAGAAGGACCGCTCGCCGGATTACAGGCGAATCCGATTCCAGAAACACCAGCAGATATTTATGTTTTGGGCACTAGCACAGACAGTGCTGGCATTGCTGCGCGTTTGGGGTTGCCCTATGTTTTCTCGCAATTTATTAATAGTAGTGAACAGGTTGCACTGGATTCATTCCGTACGTATCGGGAGTCTTTCGATTACAGTTATGGACGTGAGCCGAAGGCTCTTTTTGCACTATCGGTTATTGTGGCGGATACTTCCAAGGAAGCAGCGGAGTTGGCCGGTGAGCAGAAGCTATACAAGATTCACCTGGCCAGTGGCAAAACGGCTACGGTGGGCGCGCTGGAAAGTGCAGAGGAATTTGGTAAGCAATCGGGTGAAGAATATACAATTGAAGTTACAGAAGCACAAATTAACAAAGGAAATAAAGACGAAATCTATGCTGCGCTGACGGATATACAAGCGAAGTATCAGGCTGATGAACTGATCGTGACGACAGGCATACGGGATATCGAAAAGCGTGTGCGCTCATTCGAGTTGTTGCATGAGGCTTTTGCCGGATTGCCTGTGCAGTTCTAG
- a CDS encoding amino acid ABC transporter ATP-binding protein: MIRLQNITKSFGKHEVLKGIDLTVNKGEVVVILGPSGSGKTTLLRCINYLEKPNDGEVSIGDFTVNCKRPAKKDVLALRKKTAMVFQQYHLFKHKTALENVMEGLIVVRKVKQEEAKKISIEVLEKVGLGEKLNHYPSQLSGGQQQRVGIARALALNPEVILFDEPTSALDPELVGEVLSVIRKIAKEGITMIVVTHEMGFARDVSNHVVFMDGGHIIEEGTPDAIFNHPKEERTQQFLKRITPEYNYSI; the protein is encoded by the coding sequence ATGATCCGTCTGCAAAATATTACAAAGTCGTTCGGCAAACATGAAGTGCTCAAAGGCATTGATTTGACGGTAAACAAAGGCGAGGTCGTTGTTATCTTAGGACCAAGCGGTTCAGGAAAAACAACCTTGCTACGCTGCATTAATTATCTGGAAAAGCCGAATGACGGAGAAGTCAGCATTGGCGATTTTACCGTGAACTGCAAGCGACCTGCGAAGAAGGATGTCTTGGCCTTGCGTAAAAAGACGGCTATGGTGTTCCAGCAATATCATTTGTTCAAGCATAAAACTGCGCTGGAAAATGTCATGGAGGGACTCATTGTTGTCCGCAAGGTTAAGCAGGAGGAAGCCAAAAAAATCAGTATTGAAGTGCTGGAAAAGGTTGGCCTCGGCGAAAAACTGAATCATTATCCGAGCCAGCTATCCGGCGGGCAGCAGCAGCGTGTCGGCATCGCGCGCGCTTTGGCGCTGAACCCGGAGGTGATTTTGTTCGATGAGCCGACTTCGGCATTAGATCCTGAACTGGTGGGTGAGGTGCTGTCGGTGATCCGCAAAATCGCAAAGGAAGGCATAACAATGATTGTTGTGACACATGAGATGGGCTTTGCGCGTGATGTTTCTAATCATGTGGTTTTTATGGATGGTGGCCATATTATCGAAGAAGGCACACCGGACGCTATTTTTAATCACCCCAAAGAGGAACGTACTCAGCAATTTCTGAAGCGAATTACACCAGAATATAACTATTCCATTTGA
- the ssuE gene encoding NADPH-dependent FMN reductase: MSKVVILSGSPSTQSRLYGLIHYATEQLREAGAEVTLLNVVDLPAEDLIKANFNSPDVTASLALLADADAVIVASPVYKAAYSGLLKIFLDLVPQEGLREKPVLPLFIGGTLAHLLVIDYALKPVLNALGGRHILGGVYAVDQWVERLPGGAYGLSEELVVRLDRSVKELNELLKL, from the coding sequence ATGTCCAAGGTTGTCATCCTATCAGGCAGTCCATCTACACAATCCCGTTTGTACGGCCTGATTCACTATGCAACTGAGCAGTTACGGGAGGCTGGAGCAGAGGTTACATTACTGAATGTGGTCGACTTGCCAGCTGAGGATTTGATCAAAGCTAACTTTAATAGTCCCGACGTCACAGCATCGCTTGCGTTGCTTGCAGACGCAGATGCCGTCATTGTGGCTTCGCCAGTATATAAAGCCGCCTATTCAGGGCTATTGAAAATATTTCTGGATCTGGTTCCGCAGGAAGGTCTGAGAGAGAAGCCTGTCTTGCCTTTATTTATCGGCGGTACACTGGCCCATCTGCTGGTCATTGACTACGCCCTGAAGCCGGTGCTCAACGCGCTGGGGGGAAGACATATTCTTGGTGGGGTGTATGCGGTGGATCAGTGGGTCGAGCGCCTGCCGGGTGGAGCATATGGATTGTCCGAAGAGTTGGTTGTACGATTGGACCGTTCGGTTAAAGAACTAAATGAACTGTTAAAGTTATAG